The sequence ACACAAAgattttttacatggttcgatcaatgtgacatacatccatggttcttcactatgaATGTTAAAATTACATGAGTATTACAtttagaatctccattaatggGATTTTGGTAGAGCTCTAGAtttgggtggtggtggtgatggttgaaagagaagaagcaaaagatattTGTGTGGTCTTTCTCTTTTTCAACTTATTTCTCTCATAAAATGATCTCTCTTAAAATTGATTTCTCTCTCTTAAAATGTCTTCTAGCTCCTTATATAGATAATTATCCTTGTAGAAGACAACCAAGACTCACATGCTCGGACTCTGTTTGTCTTATTCATTTACTTTTCAGAAGTTGTATTTATCTGTCGCGCAACGCGTTGATATGGATATCATTCCGTCGCGTTCTTAAATCGTTACCTTAGGGCACGCGACACTTCATATCAAATTTTTACGTTGTACGATATTTCACCCCTACAAGAAAAGTGCTCTTCTGTAGTGTTGTGCTGCGCATTGCTGTGAATTTTACCAAACATAATTTTTGGTAAAAGTTTGTTACATGTTTATTACAAAGTGcttttggttaaaaaaaaaaaaacaatctcaaACAAGACTTATGTCTCCTGCCATTTCAAGTGACCAGATTCTCCTTGTTGATATGTCATGTGTAAGTGACGAAACTGAATCCTTATAAAATATGACCGTAAGGCAAGACCCTAGACCATCCCAATTGAAGAACACTAATCTCATAGTTTTCAATAAATCAGCACTTATGTCACGGCAAGAGACGCTAATTGTGCACCTAAGTTTATTTTGGGCAACACACTGAATGGTGACAGAAAATCTTATGTCCTTCTACTGATTTTTAAGAAATAGTCAGATAAGAATACAATATTTTATTATAAGAACGCCTTCAACTTGATTAGTTAATCATcaaccaaaaacacaaaactcttctTAATGTGTACAAAATTATACAcctgtttctttatctttatgtACATAATTATACGCATGTTAATTGTTAGTGTGTACATACATGTTAATTGTTAGTATGTACATAATTAACGCTAGGATAATATTTTCTTTATGGATtcctgttttgttttttttttttgcatcattATCTTTTTTTCATTGAGTTGAATCTACGTCGAGAGTCACCAATAATTTCAATAGCTCATAATTTCTTTATGAAAAGTCCATAATCAATAGAAAAATTATTTTAAATGGTCGATGTGCAAAATATATTTTATGTTCACCACTATTTTTTTGTTACCCTTTTTTTTCTACTTTATTTGTCTTATATTTTCTTTCATCCTATCTTGGCTTCTcgtgatttcatttttttttttctgtagatAACGATATCCTTAGCAATAAAACGAGTTGCATCTCTGAACAGTGAAGTTGGAAAGGTAAATTCTTCACTTGTGCCCTCTCTAACCATTTATTCCTTGTGAAATCGGTGAAGATATTCTTTTGAAAGGTTAAAGACTGGTACAATCTTTATGTGCATTTATTTTGTTATACCGGCTGTACGAGGTGCACTCATCTGAAACTTAAAAAATATGGCACTTATCTTCAAAATTGGGGGCTACTGAACTGGTATCCCGAAAAAACCTGCCATAATAGGTGGAATTTTCGTGTTCATTTTTGACCACCGAATTGGATATATATATCCAGCTAAAAATTATACCAACACCATAAAATGGATAATTTAAAACGGTTTCTGAAATGGACTTTATCATCACTTGGAAACTGAATCTGAATATTATATTCTGAATGCAGTTCCAAACCATGTGCATTATGGCTACAATAGGCAATCCTGTCAACTAAGGCTGCAAATCAGCCTCCGGGAATGATAAAGTGATGAACTATAATCGATTCCTTCCATTAATGTCTTCACAAGTAATACTACGTCCTTCTAATACTTTCACCTATAAATACCTACATCGCATCATAAACACAAATCCACAACTTCAGGAAACCCATAGagaaagattttcttttttcttgcattccATTTCATAAGGCGGTCTGATATCCGAAACTATGACAGCTATTAAGAAATCAGTGTCCGTACTATTCATGGTTCTGGTCCTCATGGCTGTCGTGAGTGAATTGGCAAATGCAAGTTCTATTATAGTGTACGCTGGACCAGGGTGCAACAATCGTGCTGAAAGGCATTTGAAATGTGGGTGTTCAAACATTGGTCTACGAGGTGGTTATGAATTTACTTACGGTGGACAAAGTGCTGCCATGTATTGGCAGTCTAATTGCGAGGGTGCATCTCAATTTATCCTCCGTGGTGATTCCCGTAGCTGTGACGCATATACATGGAAGAGTATGTTTATTCAGTGTTAAGTATACGTGATGCCAAAAGTGACTAGCTCTACTATTATGTGTTTCGATCCCTTTGGATCCAATAAATAACGCCATGAGTAAAATAGCAAGGTGGTAATAGTTTTTGGCTTTATCTCGTTTATTGTGAGTTGCTTGTGAGGTATATGTGTGTAATGGTTATCTAATTTCTAGTAGCTTTGTGAGTGTTATCTCAACACTATTTTAATGAAATGAATTTTATCTAATGTCACATCCCTTTTTATCCCCCCAAAAGCAAGAACTGTATTAAATAGGCCTACGAGAGAGATAAGAACAGTCAAGAAACAGAAGAacacccaaaaaaacaaaaagggaTATACAGTCTTTCAATTTTTGGATAGTTAACTGTTACTCTTCACAGCTAGGTTAGCACTCAGGAGTCACAGCCACCAAAAAATCATTTTGCTGGGGCAAACCGTTCAAAAACAAACGCGTAGAAAAGAGATAAATATACAGTGATAAAATGAATTCTCAGTTTAGATAAAATTAGAAGCCGAGCAGAGAATTAAAGAGCTCAGTTTGATTCAAATGACTCGGAATGATGTACTGGTTAGGctcttgctgcaaatgaaaatACAGCATAAGACTGCTCTAACAAGTTGTCATTTGGTTTTCATCGTTGCTACTCAGTTCCTCATTATATCATCTCAAATGACCCGAGAAGCACCAAACAAAGTCGAATAAGAGTAAATCCAATCAACCAAGACCAGTAAAATTCACCATTGAAAGTACTCTAGAAATAATTGGTTCACCATTTAATCTTTATATGAATCAACATTGAGTGTATCAAGAAAGGAGAGTGATGTCTTGAGATCATAGGGTGTAGACTCCTTTGATCTGTCGCACTTCCGTATGATTAGTTCACGAAGAGAAGTCCCTGATCGCAAATCCGGTAGAGATGTTAAAACAGGGCAACATGATAATTCCAACCTTTGAAGggtattgttgctgctgttgctgttccgatcatcatcatcatcacgaaAACCTTGAAACTCAGAACAATTACTGATCTCTAAAGAATAAAGATTCGGAGTATTGTCTTGGACTAATGCCCCCAGTGGTAAATATATCAGTTCTGGAGAATTATACTTTCTCCGTTTCCTTTTAATAGGCcaattttgtttttagagaaatttaaggaaattaagagaattaatcattgaaagtggtcctcatgacacttgtcaataaaagaagtgaagtgaaatggtccccatgacacttgtcagcaaaagaagtaaagtgaagtggtccacatgacacttgtcatcaaaagtagttaagagaaaagtggtcctaaataattaaaataacatttgactttcccaattaggaaactggcctatttttttgaaacttttatttatagaaatgacctattaaaaaagaacggagggagtatatatcaATGGATCTGAAAGAGATCGGACATCCACCTCCTCTAATGGCGGATAATATTCAGTTTACCTCCTTGCCGCTCGTTCTGATTAATCTCTTAAGATATTGAGTTTACTGCCTTGCCGCTGGTTCCGAATAATCTCAATACCTTAAGAGAAGGAAATTTGTTCGGTAGGCTTCTCAATTTCGGACGATCCAGCATATATAGCTTCTCAAGGAGATGGAAGGAATCAACATCAAAACAAGAACACCATTGAGCAGTTATTCGTATCTTCTCCCTtggaaattcaagaaaatatattgcGGGAAAGGTTGATTCGACCCTGGGACCTGCTTCTTTTTTACCAGTCTTCACCAACTCTTCTGCCTGTACTTTTccaaacaaaaatttaatatcGTATTTGTACTTGTCTTCGGGCTTCATGATTGAGCTTCACTTCTCCTGAACTGCGCCTTTTTCCTGTCGTTATTAGATTTCTCCGAAATTCAATACCATTTGTCTTCAGGAGATGAAATCTTCCGCTGGAACTTTCATTTTTGCCTCTAAACTTTGTATAACTAGAAAGATGTACATACTACACAACTTCAAATATTCATAAAAATTAAATGTTAATACCAAatcttcttgaaccaacaagttacaggaaaacTAAATCCTCTAGTCCTCTATGTTTCTAAATCCCACAATTACACCTCTTATGATATTATATAAATCTAAACTTGTTGAGTAATGAAAAGGATGATAAAAGTGCCAGAAAAGTAATGAGACACAAAgattttttacatggttcgatcaatgtgacatacatccatggttcttcactatgaATGTTAAAATTACATGAGTATTACAtttagaatctccattaatggGATTTTGGTAGAGCTCTAGAtttgggtggtggtggtgatggttgaaagagaagaagcaaaagatattTGTGTGGTCTTTCTCTTTTTCAACTTATTTCTCTCATAAAATGATCTCTCTTAAAATTGATTTCTCTCTCTTAAAATGTCTTCTAGCTCCTTATATAGATAATTATCCTTGTAGAAGACAACCAAGACTCACATGCTCGGACTCTGTTTGTCTTATTCATTTACTTTTCAGAAGTTGTATTTATCTGTCGCGCAACGCGTTGATATGGATATCATTCCGTCGCGTTCTTAAATCGTTACCTTAGGGCACGCGACACTTCATATCAAATTTTTACGTTGTACGATATTTCACCCCTACAAGAAAAGTGCTCTTCTGTAGTGTTGTGCTGCGCATTGCTGTGAATTTTACCAAACATAATTTTTGGTAAAAGTTTGTTACATGTTTATTACAAAGTGcttttggttaaaaaaaaaaaaacaatctcaaACAAGACTTATGTCTCCTGCCATTTCAAGTGACCAGATTCTCCTTGTTGATATGTCATGTGTAAGTGACGAAACTGAATCCTTATAAAATATGACCGTAAGGCAAGACCCTAGACCATCCCAATTGAAGAACACTAATCTCATAGTTTTCAATAAATCAGCACTTATGTCACGGCAAGAGACGCTAATTGTGCACCTAAGTTTATTTTGGGCAACACACTGAATGGTGACAGAAAATCTTATGTCCTTCTACTGATTTTTAAGAAATAGTCAGATAAGAATACAATATTTTATTATAAGAACGCCTTCAACTTGATTAGTTAATCATcaaccaaaaacacaaaactcttctTAATGTGTACAAAATTATACAcctgtttctttatctttatgtACATAATTATACGCATGTTAATTGTTAGTGTGTACATACATGTTAATTGTTAGTATGTACATAATTAACGCTAGGATAATATTTTCTTTATGGATtcctgttttgttttttttttttgcatcattATCTTTTTTTCATTGAGTTGAATCTACGTCGAGAGTCACCAATAATTTCAATAGCTCATAATTTCTTTATGAAAAGTCCATAATCAATAGAAAAATTATTTTAAATGGTCGATGTGCAAAATATATTTTATGTTCACCACTATTTTTTTGTTACCCTTTTTTTTCTACTTTATTTGTCTTATATTTTCTTTCATCCTATCTTGGCTTCTcgtgatttcatttttttttttctgtagatAACGATATCCTTAGCAATAAAACGAGTTGCATCTCTGAACAGTGAAGTTGGAAAGGTAAATTCTTCACTTGTGCCCTCTCTAACCATTTATTCCTTGTGAAATCGGTGAAGATATTCTTTTGAAAGGTTAAAGACTGGTACAATCTTTATGTGCATTTATTTTGTTATACCGGCTGTACGAGGTGCACTCATCTGAAACTTAAAAAATATGGCACTTATCTTCAAAATTGGGGGCTACTGAACTGGTATCCCGAAAAAACCTGCCATAATAGGTGGA comes from Papaver somniferum cultivar HN1 chromosome 7, ASM357369v1, whole genome shotgun sequence and encodes:
- the LOC113292673 gene encoding antimicrobial peptide 1-like → MTAIKKSVSVLFMVLVLMAVVSELANASSIIVYAGPGCNNRAERHLKCGCSNIGLRGGYEFTYGGQSAAMYWQSNCEGASQFILRGDSRSCDAYTWKSMFIQC